In Halichondria panicea chromosome 13, odHalPani1.1, whole genome shotgun sequence, one genomic interval encodes:
- the LOC135346070 gene encoding uncharacterized protein LOC135346070, which produces MVASEHNSKEHFSQQKEREAAKIERKLQHEKRKKCEKAYGEWLTNKARRQATSAQRESSALKDKLKEIDKKKHAVEDKAKAGYEEWCAKKKKEKLVDEKLKFEEQKRQTQMEQEKRERSAKAYRDWMRVNYNRPVETDCCYHRFKERQTF; this is translated from the exons ATGGTTGCATCAGAACATAATTCAAAAGAACATTTCTCGCAGCAAAAAGAGAGAGAGGCTGCAAAGATAGAGAGGAAGCTCCAGCACGAGAAGAGAAAGAAGTGTGAGAAGGCGTACGGAGAATGGCTGACAAACAAGGCCAGGAGACAAGCCACTAGTGCTCAGAGAGAGAGCAGTGCTCTCAAAGATAAGCTCAAGGAAATTGATAAG AAAAAACATGCTGTTGAAGACAAAGCTAAAGCAGGCTATGAGGAATGGTGTGCTAAGAAGAAAAAGGAGAAACTAGTTGATGAAAAACTGAAGTTTGAAGAGCAAAAAAGACAG ACCCAGATGGAGCAAGAGAAAAGGGAGAGGAGTGCGAAGGCATACAGAGACTGGATGAGAGTTAATTACAATAGACCTGTTGAAACAGACTGTTGTTACCATAGATTTAAGGAAAGACAAACATTTTAA
- the LOC135346408 gene encoding serine/threonine-protein phosphatase 6 regulatory ankyrin repeat subunit B-like: MSSAALAQELAMESDEERDSPLSRSDSIDPKAELASVCRDGNYQRAHELLALGVDPRLSRVGFFNWSPLHFACHQGEMSFVKLLTESYECQPEAEDKEGRVALHLAAQNGHVKVARYLVKNRGCIVDYGDIGDLTPLHHACGWLSECSEDKALEMIKFLVNKCHSDPNLRDKEGKNGLLHACEKGFLTIVRFFVDECQCDLSSIDYHGNTSLHFAVAFSDNLELVRYIHSQTNIDISSANDRGNTILHSAYASNCSHKDDIIEFLYGELKLDPYSTNKQGKTPFEMSLMTEPEKLFELTSIQHGSQEHVRHDLPPLQDTENAPNNSTKSCTIM, encoded by the exons ATGTCATCTGCAGCGCTAGCGCAGGAGCTAGCTATGGAAAGCGATGAAGAAAGAGATTCACCATTATCACG GTCTGACTCTATTGATCCTAAAGCCGAGTTGGCCTCAGTCTGTCGAGACGGCAACTATCAACGTGCCCACGAGCTATTAGCCCTAGGGGTCGACCCCCGGCTATCAAGAGTGGGATTCTTTAACTGGTCCCCTCTCCACTTTGCCTGTCACCAGGGAGAAATGAGTTTTGTAAAGTTACTCACGGAATCGTACGAGTGTCAACCAGAAGCGGAGGACAAGGAGGGACGAGTTGCTCTACACCTAGCTGCTCAAAATGGCCACGTGAAGGTGGCGAGGTACCTCGTCAAGAACCGTGGATGTATAGTTGACTATGGGGATATTGGTGACCTGACTCCTTTACATCATGCCTGCGGGTGGCTGAGTGAGTGTTCTGAGGATAAAGCTCTCGAGATGATCAAGTTTCTGGTAAACAAATGCCACAGTGATCCTAACTTGAGAGACAAAGAAGGGAAGAATGGTCTTCTGCACGCCTGTGAGAAAGGATTCCTAACTATTGTTCGCTTCTTTGTTGATGAATGCCAATGCGATCTATCAAGTATTGATTACCATGGAAATACGTCACTTCATTTTGCTGTTGCCTTTAGCGATAATCTTGAATTGGTTCGCTACATTCACAGCCAAACAAACATAGACATATCTTCAGCCAATGACAGAGGCAACACTATTCTGCACAGTGCTTATGCCAGCAACTGTTCCCACAAAGATGACATAATCGAGTTTCTGTACGGAGAGCTCAAACTGGACCCCTACTCCACAAACAAGCAAGGCAAGACACCGTTCGAGATGTCTCTGATGACAGAGCCAGAGAAGTTGTTTGAACTAACCAGTATACAGCACGGCTCCCAAGAACACGTCAGACATGACCTACCACCTTTGCAAGACACTGAAAATGCTCCCAACAACTCAACCAAATCATGTACTATTATGTAA
- the LOC135346397 gene encoding fatty acid oxidation complex subunit alpha-like translates to MAASDRELELEKLVPAVHCEVIQAVESYGTVNVFVICLDRLGHDQNIIDLGFALQLACAVDHAKKQALDQDIHLVVICSAKSGSFMAGADILTELRFTGDSGSQRAFEDSLKFSQVLCALESLSVPTVAILNGTTLGGGLELSLACDYRIADEACTQIGLPEVKIGVLPGAGGCVRLPRLIGMKRALEILLTGNPIKAYKAHCIGLVDLILPDTHTLVNSTGDLKSSYDYKWLVGLLSLIERKAIGKREFLVGSTRTDLVALDAINVYEEVKTRDVEKELIAKYGELWREYEYKASVKFTTLSRIDRASVELLNTGLYLFSLAQLWWSTGSQYPAPYICLLTAFKCASATSWKEAITLNSLGFAVLATSAESKSLMGLFLLTRKLKRLAVRFELKGDEIPLKVKKDVMVLISNQGLRYSSTFVQGLLFAGFEVRVVDVSESLTKLKMEELVRKHFEYSLKRGHLPAEAVEEKLSHLSFNHSTDVSTMEFDAEGPMSVVDCSMGNGRGEGVLTHLRKQVSEVVCMNAAPGLVSDDRAVLVNLGDPLRKNTLCVEITPASKEVSATHVRHVASLIVAAGKLPTLTPPTPHSQASYLLTLSHWALAVTMAARCRLSEKKLDSILCDHGGYSKGPFETMAKLDADYVQLMVNGNHSTVPHFDQLKSYISTRKLPSIRYRSSPFPSRTELVELFNLFLGLVALQVRQSTPDISEAAIDVLAVSSLVSYPPSEGGPLNRLARCGQSDAKKRWTKLSKFLPSETKESFEELLEGEAFDTLFVKSKSSESELTEYERMKEETLLLTSSELKAVGRTGMVARRDVFMYPLPTILATGLISLLIWSAFCVFLYYLL, encoded by the exons ATGGCTGCTTCAGATAGAGAACTGGAACTGGAGAAGCTGGTCCCTGCTGTGCACTGTGAGGTGATCCAAGCTGTGGAGAGCTATGGAACTGTCAATGTGTTTGTGATTTGCTTGGATCGATTGGGACATGACCAGAATATCATTGATCTGGGGTTTGCACTACAATTGGCGTGCGCTGTAGACCACGCGAAGAAGCAAGCTCTTGATCAAGACATCCACTTGGTGGTAATATGCAGTGCAAAGAGTGGGAGCTTTATGGCCGGAGCAGACATTCTAACAGAACTTCGATTCACTGGAGATAGTGGGTCTCAAAG aGCTTTTGAAGACTCGCTGAAGTTCTCTCAAGTGCTGTGTGCCCTGGAGTCACTGTCTGTGCCTACTGTAGCCATACTGAACGGCACCACACTGGGAGGAGGTCTTGAACTGAGTCTGGCCTGTGACTATCGCATCGCTGACGAAGCTTGCACTCAAATTGGACTGCCAGAGGTCAAGATTGGAGTATTGCCAG GTGCTGGCGGGTGTGTCCGTCTCCCTCGGCTGATAGGAATGAAGAGAGCTCTAGAGATCCTGCTCACTGGCAACCCGATCAAAGCATACAAAGCTCACTGCATTGGCTTGGTAGATCTGATACTGcctgacacacacaccttggtTAACTCAACGGGAGACCTGAAATCCTCGTACGATTACAAATGGTTGGTCGGTTTGCTTTCATTGATCGAACGGAAAGCAATCGGGAAGAGGGAGTTTTTGGTGGGTAGTACTCGTACAGATCTTGTTGCTCTTGATGCCATCAACGTTTACGAGGAGGTTAAGACGAGAGATGTGGAGAAAGAACTGATCGCAAAGTATGGTGAGCTGTGGAGAGAATACGAGTACAAAGCTTCTGTCAAGTTTACAACCCTTAGCAGAATTGATCGAGCGTCTGTCGAGTTATTAAACACGGGGTTGTACTTATTCTCTCTGGCTCAGCTCTGGTGGAGCACGGGATCACAATACCCTGCCCCCTATATTTGCCTGCTCACTGCCTTCAAGTGTGCGAGTGCTACCAGCTGGAAAGAAGCAATCACATTAAATTCCCTCGGCTTTGCCGTGCTTGCTACCTCAGCGGAATCCAAGAGCCTCATGGGTTTGTTCCTACTCACACGAAAACTTAAAAGGTTGGCCGTTCGTTTTGAGCTCAAAGGGGACGAAATTCCTCTCAAAGTTAAGAAAGATGTGATGGTTCTGATATCCAATCAAGGTCTGCGTTACTCCTCCACGTTTGTGCAAGGACTGTTGTTTGCCGGGTTCGAAGTACGAGTTGTCGATGTTAGTGAATCCCTCACTAAGCTTAAAATGGAGGAGCTTGTCAGAAAGCATTTTGAGTACTCCCTGAAGAGAGGTCACCTGCCTGCAGAAGCTGTTGAGGAGAAGCTGTCCCATCTCTCTTTCAATCACAGTACAGATGTGAGCACAATGGAGTTTGATGCTGAAGGCCCTATGAGTGTGGTGGACTGTAGCATGGGGAACGGCAGAGGAGAGGGGGTACTGACACACCTCAGGAAACAAGTCAGCGAG GTTGTGTGTATGAATGCTGCTCCTGGGTTAGTGAGTGATGACAGAGCTGTGCTGGTCAATTTAGGGGACCCACTGCGTAAGAACACTCTCTGTGTGGAGATCACACCAGCTTCAAAGGAG GTTTCAGCGACTCATGTACGCCATGTGGCCTCTCTGATAGTAGCTGCGGGCAAACTTcccaccctcacaccacccactccacactcacaAGCCTCATACCTCCTCACACTCTCTCACTGGGCTCTCGCCGTCACCATGGCAGCAAGATGTCGACTCAGCGAGAAGAAGTTGGACTCTATCCTCTGCGACCACGGAGGGTACTCTAAGGGACCCTTTGAAACAATGGCTAAG CTGGATGCAGACTATGTGCAGCTCATGGTCAACGGCAATCACTCCACGGTGCCACATTTTGATCAGCTAAAGAGCTACATTTcgacaagaaaactgccaagtaTCCGATACCGATCAAGCCCGTTCCCATCTCGAACCGAATTAGTTGAGCTTTTCAATTTGTTTCTCGGACTAGTAGCCCTACAAGTGAGACAATCAACCCCTGATATCTCAGAGGCAGCCATTGATGTTTTGGCTGTGTCCAGTTTAGTCAGCTACCCCCCGTCCGAAGGAGGTCCTCTAAATAGGTTGGCAAGGTGTGGCCAATCAGATGCCAAGAAGAGGTGGACTAAACTGAGTAAATTCTTGCCTTCAGAAACGAAAGAAAGCTTCGAGGAACTACTTGAAGGAGAAGCATTCGATACATTGTTCGTGAAGTCTAAATCATCCGAATCGGAACTGACTGAATATGAAAGAATGAAGGAGGAGACGTTGTTGCTGACAAGCTCTGAGCTGAAGGCGGTTGGACGGACGGGAATGGTGGCGAGGAGAGACGTATTCATGTACCCTCTACCAACTATACTAGCAACTGGACTAATTTCATTATTGATTTGGTCAGCATTTTGTGTGTTTCTTTATTACTTGTTGTAA
- the LOC135346409 gene encoding NEDD8-conjugating enzyme Ubc12-like, translating into MIKLFSLKQQAKAGTNPQSTKKTSAAYLRVQKDIAELNLPKTCQLEFTDPDDLLNFRLIICPDEGFYRNGKFAFSFKVGPGYPHDAPKVKCETQVYHPNIDLEGNVCLNILREDWKPVLTINSIIYGLQFLFLEPNPDDPLNKDAAEVLRQNRRLFEQNVAKSMRGGYVGSTYFERCLK; encoded by the exons ATGATCAAACTGTTCTCACTGAAGCAGCAAGCAAAGGCTGGAACTAACCCACAAAGTACAAAAAAGACCAGTGCGGCATACTTAAGAGTACAGAAAG ATATTGCAGAGCTTAATCTACCCAAGACTTGTCAGTTGGAATTTACAGATCCTGATGACCTGTTAAACTTTAGGCTCATAATCTGTCCTGACGAG GGATTTTATCGGAATGGAAAGTTTGCGTTCAGTTTTAAA GTAGGTCCAGGATATCCTCATGATGCTCCTAAAGTGAAATGTGAGACCCAG gtgtaCCATCCAAACATTGACTTGGAGGGCAACGTCTGTCTCAATATCCTaag AGAAGACTGGAAACCCGTACTGACGATCAACTCCATCATATATGGCCTGCAGTTTCTGTTCTTGGAACCCAACCCTGATGACCCGTTAAACAAAG ACGCAGCCGAGGTGCTTCGACAGAACAGACGCTTGTTTGAACAGAATGTAGCCAAATCCATGAGAGGCGGCTACGTAGGCTCCACATACTTTGAACGATGTTTAAAGTGA
- the LOC135346059 gene encoding uncharacterized protein LOC135346059: MGGCASKQTDDERYMGTATSDTSPFSSLFDLHKAVCKVGVEQSWGFGFLCKFPLENDPENFVYGILTNNYTLGSNELQSGQVTLSFVTNVAGEKRSFETRMDPQMRFRFTCPMFDATFIHITETEVDQLKKHKRLFLTLSTDWEGVRGEEVLVIQQQSGNKTRFANGTFLRYNGFDILHTSSSDVGSWGSPLALRDGKVIGLHKRKAPQNTSQYDVALSSKVLVEALRMHCYSARPGVKLVSNPVRFNPDSELRIVEHGLAKCASIDNKSLIFVSPMDEDDKDEEEIEADDKGFARPKPPKLDANSRAYTVTGGLEEETQKVSVDTSIYVSPLWYTPTSHGWYWTPTDPFDRSKETNWMSTTTRYVVGGAQQHGKKMLKKDVEVGRWLRSTGGIQKN, translated from the coding sequence ATGGGAGGCTGTGCATCAAAGCAAACCGACGATGAGCGGTACATGGGGACAGCTACCAGTGATACAAGCCCGTTCAGCTCCCTCTTTGATCTGCACAAAGCTGTCTGCAAAGTGGGTGTTGAACAATCATGGGGCTTTGGCTTCTTGTGCAAGTTTCCCCTGGAGAATGATCCAGAGAACTTTGTGTATGGTATACTGACTAACAACTACACTCTGGGTTCCAATGAGCTTCAGTCTGGTCAAGTTACACTATCTTTTGTGACAAATGTTGCCGGAGAGAAGAGATCTTTCGAAACTCGGATGGATCCACAGATGCGATTTCGTTTCACATGCCCTATGTTTGATGCCACATTCATTCACATCACAGAGACAGAGGTGGATCAACTGAAGAAACACAAGCGACTGTTTCTAACGCTCTCCACCGACTGGGAGGGAGTTCGAGGGGAAGAGGTGTTAGTCATACAGCAGCAATCTGGAAACAAGACCCGGTTTGCCAATGGTACCTTTCTTCGCTACAACGGATTTGACATCTTACACACTAGCTCCTCTGATGTTGGCTCTTGGGGTTCCCCTCTTGCATTGCGTGATGGGAAAGTGATCGGGCTTCACAAACGAAAAGCACCTCAAAATACCAGCCAGTATGACGTTGCTCTCTCTTCAAAAGTTCTTGTAGAGGCTCTTCGAATGCACTGCTACAGCGCTAGACCTGGAGTCAAGCTAGTTTCCAATCCCGTCCGATTCAACCCCGACTCTGAGCTGAGAATTGTCGAGCATGGCTTAGCAAAGTGTGCGTCCATCGATAATAAGAGCCTCATCTTTGTGAGCCCCATGGATGAAGATGATAAGGATGAAGAGGAAATTGAAGCTGACGACAAAGGATTTGCCCGTCCCAAGCCTCCGAAACTTGATGCAAACTCCCGAGCATACACCGTCACAGGTGGTCTGGAAGAAGAAACTCAAAAGGTGTCCGTTGACACGAGCATATACGTATCGCCTCTCTGGTATACGCCGACGAGCCATGGTTGGTACTGGACACCCACTGACCCCTTCGACCGCTCAAAGGAGACTAATTGGATGTCAACAACCACCCGATACGTTGTGGGAGGAGCTCAACAGCATGGCAAGAAGATGCTCAAGAAAGATGTTGAAGTAGGTCGGTGGTTAAGAAGCACAGGTGGAATACAAAAGAACtga
- the LOC135346407 gene encoding uncharacterized protein LOC135346407: MYYCYALLLALVHPVLCDYRLEVELVQYTGTGLLGDGSCCDLDLGDNRCGNSDTCDLDFLFRIQNIGNQQVNLNAQTKGAGRYIDINSINFVNCEELPTTTSVAASNPLTFDIPSSSWSNTEQLRVTVSARDYDPPVGAGSPSFGEIGSPFIDFDRPSAPNELFSDMMSRIHGGATISYRYRIICTDGSCGNDCSQTVNCPQWPSACGDGISTFTTQAPNTDPSSPTDPCSQSPSPCLNGGLCMGLSSVVYQCDCTSTGFEGINCETRSTLQTDAPLTTTMMQTTDSTTTTTTSMTSIANDNQGSPDPVGCDASRRMASYWLIVCAVALLIETLM, from the exons atgtaTTACTGCTATGCTCTTTTATTG GCATTAGTACATCCTGTGCTGTGTGACTACAGGCTGGAGGTGGAGCTGGTGCAGTACACTGGCACTGGACTACTGGGGGATGGGAGTTGTTGTGACCTAGACTTGGGCGATAACAGATGTGGTAATTCGGATACCTGTGATTTAGACTTCTTATTCAGGATCCAAAACATTGGAAATCAACAAGTGAATTTAAACGCACAAACTAAAGGTGCTGGGCGCTACATAGATATAAACAGTATCAACTTTGTCAACTGTGAAGAGTTACCCACAACCACGTCAGTAGCTGCCAGCAACCCCCTGACCTTTGACATACCCTCCAGCAGTTGGTCGAACACT GAACAACTCAGAGTGACGGTTAGTGCTCGAGATTATGACCCACCTGTTGGAGCTGGAAGTCCATCCTTTGGAGAAATAGGATCACCTTTCATTGACTTTGATCGACCATCCGCTCCCAATGAGCTGTTTAGTGACATGATGTCTCGTATACATGGGGGAGCCACAATCAGTTATAGATATCGAATCATTTGCACTGATGGTTCGTGCGGAAATGATTGTTCTCAAACTGTGAACTGTCCTCAATGGCCATCGGCATGTGGTGATGGTATCAGTACATTTACCACACAGGCTCCCAACACAGACCCGAGTAGTCCCACAGACCCTTGTTCACAGTCTCCCTCCCCTTGTCTTAATGGTGGATTGTGTATG GGACTTTCAAGCGTGGTGTATCAGTGTGACTGCACCAGTACTGGATTTGAAG GTATAAACTGTGAgaccaggagcacattacagacaGATGCCCCTCTCACGACCACAATGATGCAGACCACTGATAGCACCACTACAACTACTACTAGTATGACATCCATCGCCAATGACAACCAGGGATCACCAGACCCAGTTGGATGTGATGCCTCAAGAAGGATGGCCAGCTACTGGctcattgtgtgtgcagtagcaTTGCTCATCGAGACCCTTATGTAA
- the LOC135346406 gene encoding eukaryotic translation initiation factor 3 subunit M-like yields the protein MTAPITCFTALIDIAEDEQCEELEDFLRGKGAQITSTNDTELLPRLQHIIDNSHVVFQQRDIPQQELEGFFYSVVSLFHIVTPDQANGIVQSFCDKLAAKDNEENINLRLRLLGLVFCHFPDKDPLRYIVFCNLVRLAGRTSLTGSLQLDMDKVCKWTELWELEAAKKREMFLLLWGAYQNSTDLKLSSRILTELLSTYSSTDAPEADPTLVERLVVLVISDSTQFVFDHLISLPALTALKTHNIYKLLYIFVAERLSSFMTFYQENKDFVSNLGLQESYCVEKMRQLTLVSLAMETGEIPFSRLAEELHLPENQLEQFVINAVRLKLIEARINQTSKTLVIRTSIYRTFGSTQWKLLHDRLSSWQQCVNSVKTSLNTVKT from the exons ATGACTGCACCTATTACATGCTTTACTGCATTGATTGATATCGCTGAAGACGAGCAG TGTGAAGAGCTTGAGGACTTCCTGCGTGGTAAGGGTGCCCAGATCACCTCTACCAATGACACTGAGCTCCTACCTCGTCTTCAGCATATCATCGACAACAGTCATGTCGTCTTTCAGCAAAGAGACATCCCCcaacaag AGTTGGAGGGGTTCTTCTACAGTGTTGTGTCTCTGTTCCATATCGTGACGCCCGACCAGGCCAATGGGATCGTCCAGTCGTTCTGCGACAAACTCGCTGCAAAGGACAATGAGGAGAACATAAACCTACGGCTTAGACT GTTGGGCCTGGTGTTCTGTCATTTTCCTGATAAGGACCCTCTTCGCTATATTGTGTTCTGCAACCTCGTCAGATTAGCCGGTAGAACCAGTTTGACGGGTTCACTACAACTAGACATGGATAAG GTTTGCAAGTGGACAGAACTCTGGGAGTTAGAGGCTGCAAAGAAAAGAGAAATGTTTCTCTTGCTTTGGGGGGCCTACCAAAACTCAACAGACCTCAA ATTGTCCAGTCGTATTTTAACAGAGCTGCTGAGCACATACTCGAGCACAGATGCCCCCGAAGCTGACCCCACCCTCGTAGAGAGACTGGTAGTCCTCGTCATCTCAGACTCTACCCAGTTTGTGTTTGACCACCTCATCTCTCTACCAGCCCTCACTGCACTCAAGACTCACAACATttacaag ctgctctatATATTTGTGGCTGAAAGACTGTCATCTTTCATGACCTTTTATCAGGAAAACAAAGACTTTGTCTCCAACCTAG GCCTCCAGGAGAGTTACTGTGTGGAGAAAATGCGCCAGCTGACACTAGTCAGTTTAGCAATGGAGACTGGAGAGATTCCTTTCTCTAGACTGGCAGAAGAGCTGCACTTACCAGAAAACCAACTGGAGCAGTTTGTCATTAATG CTGTCCGGCTAAAGCTAATCGAAGCAAGAATCAATCAAACAAGCAAAACACTAGTAATTAG GACTTCTATTTATCGTACTTTTGGTAGCACACAATGGAAACTACTCCATGATCGCCTGTCGTCGTGGCAACAATGCGTCAACTCCGTCAAGACAAGTTTGAATACTGTCAAGACGTGA
- the LOC135346401 gene encoding F-box only protein 47-like gives MSSRKRQKQHNVPSRKRTRLGDISNSSYHKSQADTCIPSSPKCCINQHVPENEHQLESMDTSMYCSENVDFLPITRKQLARMKKFQRLDPGGLFNSLPPEVLHKLFSMLDPESMLSLCLTSTVLISYVQGYVYTSAGLSHILPPLVTNDMDTVSKRSFNLLGMIIKAVTLMDTFKNRLKVAAFFIDKLHPVYLSIYQLLSHKTAYECFGAALNAFVSGWEDCAKTRVYELVKSKSKLIDRTNTVLQAVPGSLPWQETDVRALHREVFLCPVKSDEEYGLWLSLILKPWPLVFQAKLLYLLTAPGDDSGKVYWIESCGCSHLQHTSNDNLDFSELARAMRVLYQNKAWTEDDIVTIFNEITSSTPNGWCLENVAMLLFGCGTSIVKGFLGSKAINGHVNELGTILFFMANCCVSGNVSNDDIDEDIVWYIHILSYVTQLLPTTDNKNKFIADLVGKWQACLLTQFEEYDPISASDEELVDFVQEFHSTVSSLTRLCQSLLQIKIQSLNN, from the exons ATGTCTTCAAGAAAACGGCAAAAGCAACACAATGTTCCTTCTAGAAAGAGAACTAGGCTTGGTGACATCTCAAACTCCTCATATCACAAGTCACAAGCAGATACATGTATCCCCTCTTCTCCAAAATGCTGTATCAACCAACATGTGCCTGAAAATGAACATCAGCTGGAAAGCATGGATACCTCCATGTACTGCTCAGAGAATGTCGATTTCTTACCTATCACGAGGAAGCAACTGGCTCGTATGAAGAAGTTTCAGAGGCTGGATCCCGGTGGCTTGTTCAACTCTCTCCCTCCTGAAGTCCTTCACAAGCTGTTCTCAATGCTGGACCCTGAGAGCATGCTGTCTCTGTGTCTGACCTCCACTGTCCTCATCTCGTACGTCCAGGGCTATGTGTACACCTCCGCTGGACTCTCTCACATTCTACCCCCTCTTGTGACCAATGACATGGATACTGTCTCCAAAAGAAGCTTCAATCTTCTCG GAATGATAATAAAAGCAGTGACTCTAATGGATACCTTCAAGAACAGGCTCAAAGTTGCAGCTTTCTTCATAGACAAG CTGCATCCGGTCTATTTGTCGATATACCAGCTCCTCTCCCACAAAACAGCTTACGAGTGCTTTGGAGCAGCTTTGAACGCTTTTGTGTCGGGCTGGGAGGATTGTGCCAAAACTAGAGTCTATGAGCTAGTCAAATCTAAATCGAA ACTCATTGATAGGACCAATACAGTGCTTCAGGCCGTCCCTGGGTCCCTTCCTTGGCAAGAGACAGATGTCCGTGCTCTACACAGAGAGGTGTTCTTATGTCCAGTAAAATCTGATGAAGAGTATGGGCTCTGGCTCTCTCTTATCCTCAAACCGTGGCCGCTTGTATTCCAAGCCAAATTGCTGTATTTGCTCACAGCCCCAGGGGATGACAGTGGAAAGGTGTACTGGATAGAGTCTTGTGGCTGCTCTCATCTCCAACACACGTCTAACGATAATCTGGACTTCTCTGAACTGGCACGAGCAATGAGAGTTCTCTACCAAAACAAGGCTTGGACTGAGGACGACATTGTTACCATTTTCAACGAAATCACAT CCTCTACTCCGAATGGGTGGTGTCTGGAGAATGTGGCCATGCTGTTGTTCGGCTGTGGTACTTCCATAGTGAAAGGTTTCCTGGGAAGCAAAGCCATCAATGGACACGTCAACGAGCTGGGCACGATCCTATTCTTTATGGCCAACTGCTGTGTCAGTGGAAATGTCTCAAATGATGATATTGACGAGGACATTGT GTGGTACATTCACATCCTCTCCTATGTGACCCAGCTCCTACCAACAACAGACAACAAGAACAAATTCATAGCTGACCTTGTTGGGAAGTGGCAAGCTTGTCTATTGACTCAATTTGAAGAATATGATCCCATTTCTGCCTCTGATGAGG agCTTGTGGACTTTGTGCAAGAGTTTCATTCCACTGTCTCCTCCCTAACAAGACTCTGCCAAAGCCTCCTACAGATTAAAATACAATCTCTCAACAACTAG
- the LOC135346403 gene encoding uncharacterized protein LOC135346403 has translation MVALVDHRSLPPRTRPPACVVHPAAAMTYTYSYSLATSQQWGGPPLRSTEPKAKSRWRVLPSSSVMSSPIIKSFQNRLLFAAPTFTFGVGFFLTTSSFQKDMKWISYTAPVKSMHSSQRNLNKETVSAVTSNSKQCTVNCPPHQRNENIATGFLECDSTSAMNLITHTEVTHTLEATDNGCLEKHCDEKNSELSESVQGDCYSDYDEQDSHSEYESEDDCIEFSDESLTLTETSPSLKPDCVKLLTLVSSESGYFECVTGCSQLDDIPSSDGGWSDSDSDGDIEFCSEAWDSFETQALSPMMICRVKATKSPKTPTNEDQDNDNHLITHECPNKVIKDQRQTDCTTSKKRVSFKPDKELVEVHTIIAWEYAYRAARRGPWEQYARDRCRFRRRIDSVFSVLEPCLSAKIRKISVSCAL, from the coding sequence ATGGTTGCATTGGTGGACCACCGATCACTACCCCCACGCACTCGCCCCCCTGCCTGTGTCGTACACCCTGCAGCAGCAATGACCTACACATACTCGTACTCACTAGCAACCTCACAACAGTGGGGGGGCCCCCCTCTAAGATCCACAGAGCCCAAGGCAAAGTCTCGATGGCGTGTGCTACCCTCGAGCAGTGTGATGTCTAGTCCGATCATCAAGTCGTTTCAGAATCGATTACTTTTTGCTGCACCTACGTTTACGTTTGGAGTGGGATTTTTTCTTACGACGTCATCTTTCCAAAAGGATATGAAGTGGATTTCCTACACAGCACCTGTCAAAAGCATGCATTCCTCTCAAAGAAACCTGAACAAAGAGACAGTTAGTGCCGTGACCTCCAACAGCAAACAGTGTACTGTAAACTGTCCACCACATCAAAGGAATGAGAACATTGCTACCGGTTTCTTGGAATGCGACTCTACAAGTGCAATGAATCTAATTACCCATACTGAGGTCACGCACACTCTAGAAGCGACGGACAATGGATGTTTGGAGAAGCATTGTGATGAAAAGAactctgagctttcagaatcTGTACAGGGAGATTGCTATAGTGATTATGATGAGCAAGATAGCCATAGTGAGTACGAATCAGAAGATGATTGTATCGAATTCTCTGATGAATCTCTAACACTGACGGAGACGTCGCCATCTTTGAAACCAGACTGTGTCAAGCTGTTGACTCTTGTCAGCTCAGAGAGTGGATATTTCGAGTGTGTGACAGGCTGCAGCCAATTGGATGATATTCCAAGTTCTGATGGTGGCTGGTCAGATAGCGATTCTGATGGAGATATTGAGTTTTGCTCCGAAGCTTGGGATTCTTTTGAGACACAAGCACTGTCCCCGATGATGATATGCAGAGTGAAGGCTACCAAGTCACCCAAGACACCTACAAATGAAGATCAAGATAACGATAATCATCTGATAACTCATGAGTGCCCAAATAAGGTCATCAAAGATCAAAGACAAACTGATTGCACAACTTCGAAGAAGCGAGTTAGTTTCAAGCCAGACAAAGAGTTGGTTGAGGTCCACACCATTATTGCCTGGGAGTATGCGTACAGAGCAGCTCGTAGGGGACCATGGGAACAGTATGCTAGAGATAGGTGTCGTTTTAGGCGTCGTATTGACTCTGTTTTCTCAGTTTTAGAGCCATGCTTATCAGCAAAGATTAGAAAAATATCTGTCAGTTGTGCTTTGTGA